Below is a genomic region from Medicago truncatula cultivar Jemalong A17 chromosome 3, MtrunA17r5.0-ANR, whole genome shotgun sequence.
agtggTTGATATTGTCTGacttataaaatgaaaattaaatttagtatgatattgtttgtttttaagtatgtaatttattttgagaCAAAAGCATCTGATTCAATTCGGTTTAATACTTACACAAGGGATCATTATTATGGTTTCTAAAGTGACCGAGTCACCGATTCAATCCGAGTTAATCCGGTTAAATATCAATACAAATTTAATCTAAGGACCGAATTATCTAACCGAGTCATCCGAGTGGTTCCGGTTCAGTCATGCGGTTTGACCAATGACTCtgtggttcgaccattgactcattgacccagtacccccgccgagtcgatgaccgagccgagttttaaaactatgatttcAATCCCTCGTTAACACCGTTTTTCTAATTAACGTGGGTTCAAGTTCAACCGTATAAAAATAGATTTAATTAGAAAAATGTATTTTCGTAGGCTTAAGTGGATTCTTTATTTTCGAAGATCCAAAATAAATGTTCctatttctctctattttttttagatagatgaaataacaaaaccattataaactcataAACATACGTGCAGgtatcggagttcgaacctcgatCATAACATCCGGTATAACAATTTCGACACTTTTGCCGATTGACATTTTGTTCAAATAAGTAAGAAGAAACAACTCCTCCCTTTAACTAACAATCCCCAAAAACCAAAGCAAGAAATGGATtctctcaaaattttcaaaggtTATGACAAAGTAGAAGAAAATCTCGAAGAtcctcaaaaacaacaaaactacAACAACAATCGTAACAAAATCTCCAAACCCCTCATCGCCACAATCTCCATCATCATAACCATCCTCTTCCTTACCCTCACTTTATCATTCACCCTTTTCTTCCACCACAACACAAACACCGAGTCACAAAAACCCTTCAACTCACCCAACTCAATCCGATCCATTTGCAACATAACTCGCTTCCGTAACTCATGCTTCACCGCTCTATCCTCCTCCTCACAAAACCTCACCAACCCAAAAACAATCCTCAAAATCTCAATCCTCGCCTCCATCAACCAACTCACAGAACTTGCTTCATCGCTCAAAGCAAACTCCAAGGGAAACGCGTTCGGTGATTGCAATGAACAGATCGGGGATGCGGTGAGTCGACTCAACGATTCGATGTCGGTGGTTACTAACGGTGCCGTAACGTTGACAGATGGTGAAGTTAATGATATTCAGACGTGGGTTAGTGCTGCGTTGACGGATCAACAAACGTGTGTTGATGGGTTGGAAGAGGTTGGTGTTTCTTTGGAAAGTGCTGGAAAGGTAAAGAATTTGATGGAAAAGTCTAATGAGTATGTTAGTAATAGTTTGGCTATTGTTGCTAATATACGCCATTTGTTACATTGAAATTTTCTCttagttgtttatttaatttacatgataaaaaaataattgaagaaggTTTCATTATGTAAATTGTAAATGTTTGTATGAATGTATGGGATGAATTTATTTGGTAGAGAAAACTCATTTGTTTGATATTAGTTTCATTTCATGCTTGCGaacatctttttaatttttgtcaaataatgtcaatttttttacccAAAAAAGTATCATCTATTCAATTTTGATCGATTGAAATCTATTGGTTTTAGGATGGACACCCGTGTCAAGCACCGGTTAGAATTTTGTCATCCTTAAACGAGATTAAGCGAGATGATATTATGATGTATTAAGTGTGAGTTAAATCTCCACATTGGATAAAATATTGGAGGTTAGAGAATAAATAAGTGAAAAAAAACTCATAgtcttaaaattttggatgaagatgtaACATCTTTTTCAGTAATGTGTTGATTCACACAAGTGTTGGCTCTCGAAAAGTCCTAATAATGATATCATATCCGCTTCAACGTTTTTTGGGAGCAGAAGTGGTTCGTAGTGGTGGATCGCGGACATAGAGAGTCTCGTACTTAATGGAGAGAATTTAATATGTCAAGTGTCAGTTAAAATAACACGTTGAATGCAATAGTAGATGTAGAACAACATATAACCGAGATAACTCAAATATCAAATGTCTCAAGAATTTGGGTGAAGTTGTGATGTCAATCTCACTTGTGTGCTTGCTCTTAGCCTAATGTTATGATACAACTCAATACAGGTTTTCACGAAAGTCCCAacattatgatgatttgttttgttagttttttttgtgtcatgtgtttaattttgtatcttaaattttagttttgggATGTCATTCACTTTCAAGCAATTTTTGATTCAAcctcaattattttaaattccttcacTTTTGGTCTTTTGTCCGATTTGACAATGAAAAAATGTAGATGTGTTCTGCTACGTTTGCAAAATACAtgcttattaattattttaaattgatgtgtcatttttttaatgaatctaTTGTTTTGGTAGCATAATTACCCAACAATTTCCAACTCAttcaacaaattcataaaattaccaGCAACTCATTCTATTCCCTATACTTTCACGAATAAAGCACGCACTCCTTAGTTTTTCCCGTATCGTTTGCCTCGTgttcaaattcctttttcatcttctttccttttctaattTACTTTCTCTTTCCTCTTGGAAGAAATAAACAAAGACATCTATCTATGAAACTGCCACCAACCATATTTTTTACCTTGTTGTGCCTTTGAGCTTATTCGATTATCTCATCATATCACAAATACATCCAGTCTCACACTTGAGGGAGAGACATTAATGTGTCTGGTGTGATTTAAACTTCTACATTATGTGTAATAGTAAATATTgagcaacatataagtgagatgactaATATACTCAATGTCTTAATGTTTTGGGTTTAGATGTGGTGATAATTTCACGTGTGAGGTTTCTCTTAGTCAAATATGATAATCAAACCCATTGTAGGCACTCTAAGAACCCCGAGCATCATGATGAATTGTTTTGTaagtttttggattttgttaagcttaatttttatatattaaatatacgtttttggatgtcattcactttcatgcaaatatttttaCCCAAACTCTATTATTtaaaatacattcacttttgctTTTTGGTGGAATCTAACAATGAAAAAGTGCATGTGTTTTGCTGAGTTGACATAGCgacattttaaaattatgtgatatttttttattgagtttatttatttttgggtagAATAACTACTCATAaatctccaactccttcaaataaaccaaaaaaaataccaatAATTCACTCTATTTTCAATACTTCCACATACAAAACACTCACTACTTTCCCCCCCTATAATTTCcctcattttcaaattactttttcatattctttctttttctaattttctttctctctttttaatGAAAGTTAGAATCATAAACCTCTCTCCATGAAATCACCATCAATCCATCTATTTAACCATGTTATGCCTCCGACTTACCTTATTTGATTATGCCACCAAATCACAAACGCAGAGAGTCTcacatttaagaaaaatatgtttatgtgtCAATTGTGATCTTAAGTTCCACTTTAGATGCAAGAGTAGATGTTGAGACATATAAATGAGATGACCAGTATAAGAGtagatatttaatttttatattaaatttaaatttttggttGTTGTTCGCTTTTATCCAATTTCTTTTAAGCAATccctattattttaaatttcttcacGTTTTGTCTTTGGTGGAATTTAACCATagaaaaacttcaattttaatggtaattttagtcCTCCATAAAATTGTAGTTTATAAGAACAGTCCCtcttttgaaaactttttacaaaaaaaatggaTACTTTTAGTCATCCAAAATAGTCtctataaaatgaaaatatggactaaaagtggataatttttctttatagtgactaaacttgaaaacttgtaattttgtagggactaaataCATATTTAACTCCAAAAACTATAACTAACATATACAATGCTctttaaaacatatatatattttttaaaattatatcaaaCCTTGAAGCTAGTATAAAAAAGATTTTGacattcaataatttagagattctttttagagattttataaataaattagaatatactttgtgtttgtttattgtaataaaatcattttataaaaaagtaatttaggTTGTTTAGATACAAccatgtaaaaataattttttgttacaaaatcatATCAATCTTTTGAAAGCTAATTTCTCTTTCATCTAAATATGTATTTCTGTTACAAAAtacataaaatgataaatatattcTGAGGtgtcaaaaaattatgatgaggtaaaattatatttttgcttGTTATTAACTTTCATATACGCTGCTATATTCTATTAATCTGAATGTTGTGAATAAGTCtgtaaattcatcttttttggtTTTACTGATATTTTTGTGTGCAACCGTCCAATTCACAGAAAAAAGAGATATTGCTAATTTGAGTTCGAccaagaaggaggaggaggaggaggaggaggaggagaagaagaagaagaagttgtgCTCTCATGTTTCCtttaataatgttatttttatctcatttgatttttactttattcatcaacaatagaaacaaggaaaaatgaTATAGATAAACGCCGCTGCAATTGAGATGGGGCGAGGAAAATTGAAGCTAAAAGTAGAGTACAGAGGTTGTCACAGAAACAGTGCATTAGTCGGCGGCTATGAATAAATGTAATGTTGGAGTGCGGCTTCCATATACCACCAATCGGCAGGAAGCGCTctctattcttttttaaattttatttccttcTTTTACTCTCCTTTTGTTCGTTTCAAAGTGGATGGTATTTTTCTCGCGTCACTGCCGAAAGATAGAGGAAATGGAAGGATATTTGCGAGagaaattaagaaaaagtgATGACCAAATGGGCTACAATGGCCACGGTAAGATCAAGGCGTTAAGACATAGTTGCGGGGAAGAAAGCAGGCAACGCAGCAACGATAGTGACACTAATGTAGATAAAGAGATAGACATACCAGAAGATAAGAAGGCGATGATGATGGTTATTAACTGCacgtgcaaaaaaaaaatgtagacaATGAGATTGTGGTGCTGATTGAGATGATGAATGTGTACtacattttgatttgaaataATGTAAATTTGGAGAACACAATGCTGAACATGGAAAGAGAACTGCATTAATTGAGTAACTTTTTACCACGTACATCTATTTTGTTATTTACTAATGAAAGGCATCAACTATGTAGCTTAGCTCTTAACTACTGAAGTGCATCAAATATTTGCTTCATTATAAGTTACGAGATTATCATATTCATTCTTCTTCGGTTCTCTTGCTtagatatattaatataatattgtatgcaaagtaataaaattaaacaattgtTTCTTGATTAAATACGTTTGTTAGATCAAATAAAAAGTACAAGTATATAAACCACTTTGAGAAAAGAGGcattgtgtagtttaaattaCCAAAACAATGTCCAAACAGCATGAAAATGAAGCACACAGTGGGTAAAAGAATGTCATGTAGTTACGGGATGATACATGTTTGCACAAATATTATGACACACAATCTGAAATAGAGTATCAAAAGTatgattacaatttttttacactaaacatatattttcattttcgttGTTTCTATATGTTTTTAACAGGGTAGAACTTGCTTTATGGTTTGTGAAATATTTAAATAGtagataaatattaattaacttaCCTGTTGGtgcaacaacaaaacaaaaaagggcAGACAGATGGATACAAGAGTGTCCATCTGCATGCGAgaaccaaaaaaagaagaacTAGAGAATATAGACATAAGAGAGACGAACCAGCGACACTGCATGAGAGTTAAAAAAGGTACATATTCCTTCttcattttgaatcaaattataCAATAATGTTgtctatttttttaggggatctCATTTCTTCTATATTcctattatttgtttatttaatgtcttattttttttagtaaattcatCTCTTACTTTAACTCTTCCCATATGtgttacattaaaaataatttatacaaagaaacatcaaaaatatatatatatatatatatatatatatatatatatatatatatatatatatatatatatatatatatatatatacatacgtTAGTGCAGTAGAGAGAGCGGACAGACGGACATGGGAGTGCCCGTCTGGACGCTAATAAAtgtaatttaaatatatgattcgttttttatagaataaaaaaatgattttaatattgaaaaatttcGAGATTATTTTCtagatattttatgaaaaaatgtaATCAATTTTCTAGATATTGAAAGTTTAGTCCTCTCTAAATCATTTCCCCAAAGACCCCACAAATTAGGGATGCGAAGCGGACGATCATTTGAACAAAACTTAGTGACATTAatattccataaaaataaatggggGACATTCTCAAAAGGAATCATAGGCTcagcaataaaaataatattaggcTTGTGAGAGTCACAGAGGTTTTTAAGAGTAATGCGAGATTCCGGATTACGTATACCTCTAATATTCCAATATAACATCTTCAGCGGACCCCCTAGAGCGCGCGGGTTTCAAGTTAACAGTCCCCATAGCGAGGGATGTGCGCAAGTCGTCCATATTTTTGAAATCCTTGATGTTATTTCCTTGGTGGAATACAGCTCATAGCCCTTGTTCAAAAACAACAGACAGTGCATGTTGTGTCTGTATTTTTCCAAACCCTTGATGTAAACATCCTTAATGATGCGTATTGAGAGATTGTCCCCTCGGATCGTCGGGAGAGACAACGAAACATTATctgctgtaacaccccgttttcccaacataaaaattcttaaaaacatttatcagagtaagcatcataatcaacgggatatcacataaaacataatccaaaacagttaaataataattttaaccaatatcttaaacattgcagcggaaattatatcatagtcataattcataaaacgttttggcacgcaggccccatcaaacagttcatatcgtaatccataacattataaaaataacataatagtcacgtaagagaatgaagcatgcataaacataaaccccatcccgttacgtatcagagcgacctagacgacacagtgaggcaaggccactcacagaagcaactgcacactaagcacgatcacctgcaagttacccatacgaagggcaacattttcaagcagaaggggtgagatttcataataaaataacattaatcaatgaacacttatcacgtaatcacatattcattcatcatcaacaaggcatcttaatcatgacaatgtgacaatgctcctagactccttatatgcatgtggtaccaatcgtcatcataagtattaatatactttaatcgtgcggaggacaaagctcctataaaacgtgcggaggacaaagctcctaatattcgtggtgaggactaagctcaatgatatgctatgcatggacacatatgaacaaaacatcgtaatcacttatcaacatgcatccaataatttggagctaaacttcatcatataattatgcacttagttaaataacggaagcagcataaacaggtcacataacaagatgatatcgtTATAtcaagcacataatttgtatcattatcacatcttcttatcttgcatgaatatacaatgcaatagttcatattcaattaatattaatataacttagacaactctacagtctgcattaaacgacatcactaggtctcattaccagttaggggttcactcttgatcaacaagtgcgacacatatcgcataaacacataaacgagttcatcctggttgtactcgcgaggcgagagtacttactcgccatggcgagtaccactcaactcccaaactaaggttgttctgggttccctctgatcctacattcattcctaatcaatactaggtatgttcaggtactcaaaggcatacaagattcaactaaaaaggtcgaaacacgaaatatgacatgcactctgcctaagctcgcgaggcgaggaagggttgctcgccatggcgagttgcaccaaacaactcgcgaggcgaaggaaaggggctcgcgtggcgagcgatgaagttcatcactcgcgaggcgaggatcatcactcgccgtggcgagcgatgaacagaagcacgggcagactagggtttttctcaaaaatccatcacacaacatggttcaaagcctaattttgattccagaattcatcctaaacatattctaaggttaaaggacggttctttcatcaatctaacaagttttaccgtttgatcatcaatttttttagggttttgacctaattccaaaacttttctaaatcaatcctaactttgtcaactaatcatcagaattacagtaattaacattattgaattattagtctcacccttacctggttatgaagaaatcgcagccctctctatgctcttctcccttctaagcttttctccctttttcaaaagttttcacgtacaatgagtttctaaaatattaggtcttctcctatttatatctcttcctaattacttatcttatctcactttcacccccaaaactatctaaaatatcaaaacagccctcaactaaatattttatattattttcaaatctttattttatttaacaataaaataaatctcatatcataatcaaatcctccaaaactcataacttatcacgtcatcaatcaaatcatcataaatcatcaaaacataccaaaatcatgcatatactatataattataatataattgcctaaactcaattaaataaacgattaaacgaaagtgggcgttacaactctcccccacttaaaagattttcgtcctcgaaaatttaccttaagtaaacaactctggataagactccagcatcttactctcaagctcccacgtcaagctttcaccagtcgctcccgaccaaacgactctcacgagaggtatctccttgcctctcaacgtcttcactttacgatcatcaatcctcaacggtaaagtttctaccgtaaggttgtctctaacttgcacatcgtcactctgaattacatgagatggatccggaacatactttcgaagttgcgacgcatggaaaacgttgtgcaaattcgcaagatgcggcggtaaacccactcggtaagccaccgttccaactctttccaatatctgatacggaccaatgaacttcggggtcaacttctttgacttcaaagcacgtcctacaccagtcataggagtgactctcaaaaacacgtggtctccttcctgaaattcaagatcttttctacgcttatcatgataactcttttgtcgactctgcgacgccttcattttctcttggatcatctgaactttctcagtagtttgctgaacaatctctggtcctaagaccactctttctcctgattcaaaccaacacaacggagttctgcatctccgaccatacaaagcctcgaacggtgccattccaatactagaatgatagctattattataagtgaactcgatcaacggaagatgactatcccaagttcctccttgctcaagaacacaaattctcaacaaatcctctagcgactgaattgtcctctccgactgaccatctgtctgtggatgatacgccgaactcaatctcaacttcgaacccaaagcctcttgcaaacttttccaaaatctagaagtaaatcttggatctctatctgatacaatgctcgaaggaacaccatgcagcttcacaatctctttgatgtaaatctctgccaactgggcaacagggaaactaatattaataggtaggaaatgagctgacttcgtcaatctatcaacaataacccaaattgcgttgctccctctcggagtattcggcaaactcgtcacaaaatctatcgatatactatcccatttccattttggcacatctaaaggtaccatcatcccagcgggtttctgatgctcgactttcgacttctgacaaactaaacaggaatacacaaactgtgccacatctcgtttcaaaccagaccaccagaaaatcttctttaaatcatgatacatcttcgtagctcccggatgaatactcaagctacttctatgactctcttcaagaatcatcttcttaatctcttcattgtctgggatacaaattcttcctcggaatctcaacacaccttgatcatcgattttaaaatcactgtcttcagtctgatctctagcaatcaacaagtccacaaactttacatcaactttctgtgcttccttgatatttttcagaaattcactatcaatcttcagcatacccaatttcacactctgaggtgaccattcgcaaaccaaactcatatctctaaactgttcaagcaattcgaactctttgaccatcatagcggacatatgcaatgtcttcctacttaaggcatccgcaacaacattagctttacctggatgataattcaaaccaaagtcataatctttcaacaattcgagccatcttcgctgcctcatattcaattccttctgatcgaacaaatacttcaaactcttgtgatcactaaacacctcgaatctcgaaccatacaagtaatgtctccatatcttcaatacaaagactacggccgctaactcgagatcatgcgtaggataattcttctcatggattctcaactgtcttgaagcataagctaccactttaccttcttgcataagtacacctcctaaacccaacttggacgcatcacaataaaccacaaaaggttcatctgacttcggcaaaattaacactggagcagtcgtcaaacgcttcttcaattcaccgaaacttttctcacaatggacgtcccacacaaaagttttacctttacaagtcaactgcgttagcggaagagctaacttagaaaatccttcaataaaccttctatagtaaccagccaaacccaagaaacttctaatctctgtaacggacttaggagtatcccattgcgatacagcttcgactgtagacggatccacagcaataccatctccggaaataacatggccaaggaaactcacttcattcaaccagaattcacacttagacaatttagcataaagtttcttctctttcaacacttgtaagacaatcttcagatgctcagcatgttcttcttcagtcttggagtagatcaaaatatcgtcgataaacacaaccacaaaccgatccagaaatgcatggaagatgcgattcatatactccataaacactccaggtgcattggtaacaccaaaaggcataactttatattcatagtgaccataacgcgttctgaaagctgtcttctgcatatcttcatcttttactttaatctggtgataacctgatctcaaatcaatcttgctgaaaactcgtgcacccactagctgatccatcaaatcatcaattctcggaagtggatacctattcttgattgttaccttgttcaactgccgataatcaatacacaaccgcatactaccatctttcttctttactagcaaaaccggcgctccccaaggtgaaacacttggtctaacaaacttcttctcaagcaagtcttccaactgtttcttcaactcagataactcagaagcagacatacgataaggtgccatcgagaccggcttcgttccaggaacaagatcaatagaaaactcaacttctctctctggaggcacatcaggaatctcatctggaaaaacttcaggaaattcacacaccaccggtagcttatcaatcactgcttgattctcagtagataaagtagccattaacgaaaacatcaagataccgtcgcgttccagttgcttcagctgcttagtagataaaaactctgcaccactttcctcttcgacggaagagaaatgcactgacttgctaaaacaattaataagaacgtggttgtactctaaccagttcatacccagaatcacatccataccgctcaaaggtagacaaactaaatccaattcaaaatcacgaccaaacatagacaaaggacatttcaaacatacgagagaagtagtcaccgaacccttagccggagtttcgacaaccatctctccattcatatcagacaaatcaagacccaaagcagaaacacaatcgaaagcaatgaaacaatgcgtagcaccagtatcaataatagcaactaaaggagtattattaatatagcaagtacctctgatcaaacgatcctcattctctgtctgagtcccagtcaaagcaaagactctaccagtagtcggcgccctcttaggctgagtacactgtgaactaatatgaccctctccattgcaattaaagcacacaatgtctgtacgattgcaatcagctacaacatgacctttcttaccacaccagacacacttcttgatttcctcaggacaggcgttgctcttgtggcctttctcaccacaattgaagcacacaatctctgcagcatccttcttcttaggccgcctaacatcgaccatcttctgtttccctttgtcagcgggggcactgtacggcttaggacgactctgctgtcccctgcccttcctctcattcactaccttgtagtgagccttggtatcctcctcatagatcctgcagctgttaaccaaatctggaaaaactctcagctgttgatacccaatcgccctcttgatgtcgggcctcagaccattctcgaacttgatacatctcgagaactcagcattctcagcagtatagtgcggatagaacttagacagctccacgaacttggcagcatactctgtcacg
It encodes:
- the LOC25479870 gene encoding pectinesterase 3 — protein: MDSLKIFKGYDKVEENLEDPQKQQNYNNNRNKISKPLIATISIIITILFLTLTLSFTLFFHHNTNTESQKPFNSPNSIRSICNITRFRNSCFTALSSSSQNLTNPKTILKISILASINQLTELASSLKANSKGNAFGDCNEQIGDAVSRLNDSMSVVTNGAVTLTDGEVNDIQTWVSAALTDQQTCVDGLEEVGVSLESAGKVKNLMEKSNEYVSNSLAIVANIRHLLH